In Synergistaceae bacterium DZ-S4, one genomic interval encodes:
- the metF gene encoding methylenetetrahydrofolate reductase [NAD(P)H], whose amino-acid sequence MRDYFEQERPTMTFEIFPPKGAGDLASIFATVDALASLAPDLISVTYGAGGTSRVNTVEIASQIQNSYAIPALAHLTCAGNSIEEVEPILKTLSENGVKNILALRGDLAESETLKDFRYASDLIRYIRSRYDFRIFAACYPEKHIEAYSMEDDLRCLKEKADCGVDVLISQLFFDNEIFYSFRDRARTIGIATPIVAGIMPITSSSQISRMVSMCGATVPEKVQKIIRAFGHNSMAMKEAGIAYATAQIVDLLAAGVDGIHLYTMNQPDIAKRISENIRGILYSLRVKRG is encoded by the coding sequence ATGAGAGATTACTTTGAACAGGAAAGGCCAACGATGACTTTTGAAATTTTTCCTCCCAAGGGCGCGGGAGATCTCGCTTCGATATTTGCGACGGTAGACGCGCTTGCAAGCCTGGCGCCTGACCTCATCAGCGTTACATACGGTGCGGGAGGGACCAGCCGCGTCAACACCGTTGAAATCGCCTCCCAGATACAGAACAGCTATGCCATACCGGCTCTCGCCCACCTTACCTGCGCGGGAAACTCGATCGAAGAAGTGGAGCCAATACTGAAAACACTCTCTGAAAACGGGGTAAAAAACATCCTCGCCCTCAGGGGAGACCTGGCGGAAAGCGAGACGCTCAAGGACTTCCGCTATGCCTCGGACCTCATAAGATACATAAGATCCAGATATGATTTCAGGATCTTCGCGGCCTGCTACCCGGAGAAGCACATCGAAGCATATTCGATGGAAGACGACCTGCGATGCCTCAAGGAAAAAGCAGACTGCGGAGTCGATGTGCTCATATCCCAGCTCTTTTTCGACAACGAGATCTTCTACAGCTTCAGAGACCGGGCAAGGACCATAGGAATAGCGACTCCGATAGTAGCAGGCATTATGCCCATAACATCCTCTTCCCAGATCAGCCGCATGGTCTCAATGTGCGGGGCAACAGTCCCGGAAAAGGTCCAGAAAATTATAAGGGCATTCGGACATAACAGCATGGCTATGAAAGAGGCGGGTATCGCATACGCGACGGCGCAGATAGTCGACCTGCTCGCTGCAGGTGTTGACGGCATACACCTCTACACTATGAATCAGCCTGATATCGCAAAGAGGATATCAGAGAACATAAGGGGGATACTCTATTCCCTTAGGGTAAAGCGCGGCTGA
- a CDS encoding Cof-type HAD-IIB family hydrolase yields MNTFRPRLIAVDMDGTILNSSSELSARTRNALRSAISSGITVVTATGRMYPSALPVIREVGITAPCIFYNGAVVRDPLSGKTIHERGVGRELTAEVLSFYRQQGWYIQVYSDDRLYVTDSSDPRSRFYENISKIRPVSVGEKFWDLDVDSTKLLGIALEEDDFRLMAERTVSRFGGRIYTATSWGAFVEMTHPDVNKAKGLAIVAERLGIDRCDVLAIGDGSNDREMIGWAGYGVAMGNSPTDVRAAADETTLDNDSDGAAVIVERYL; encoded by the coding sequence ATGAACACTTTCAGGCCGAGGCTTATCGCAGTTGACATGGATGGTACGATCCTTAACAGCTCAAGCGAACTTTCAGCAAGGACAAGGAACGCTCTCCGGTCCGCTATCTCGTCAGGGATAACTGTTGTCACCGCGACGGGAAGGATGTATCCTTCAGCCCTCCCCGTGATCAGGGAGGTAGGCATAACAGCCCCCTGCATATTCTACAACGGTGCTGTCGTGCGCGATCCCCTTTCTGGTAAGACCATCCACGAAAGAGGAGTAGGAAGGGAACTGACTGCGGAAGTCCTCTCCTTCTACCGGCAGCAGGGATGGTACATACAGGTCTACAGCGATGACAGGCTCTATGTGACGGACAGCAGCGACCCAAGAAGCAGATTCTACGAAAACATATCAAAAATACGGCCCGTCTCGGTCGGTGAAAAGTTCTGGGACCTTGACGTCGATTCAACGAAACTTCTGGGCATAGCGCTGGAAGAAGACGATTTCCGCCTGATGGCAGAGAGGACTGTCTCGCGCTTTGGCGGCCGGATCTACACTGCGACTTCGTGGGGGGCTTTTGTTGAGATGACCCACCCCGATGTTAACAAGGCGAAGGGGCTTGCGATAGTTGCGGAAAGGCTCGGGATCGACAGGTGCGATGTCCTTGCGATAGGTGACGGCTCCAACGACAGGGAAATGATCGGATGGGCAGGGTACGGCGTTGCTATGGGCAATTCACCAACTGATGTAAGAGCGGCGGCGGATGAGACAACTTTAGACAATGACAGCGACGGGGCGGCAGTGATAGTTGAAAGATATCTGTAA
- the cobU gene encoding bifunctional adenosylcobinamide kinase/adenosylcobinamide-phosphate guanylyltransferase, translated as METDGERMFKSGITLILGGARSGKSTFAERLAKCAASHVTYLAAADARDAEMQERIAIHKKRRPAGWETFEGDPYEICAAVKRIRGVLLLDCLTLWLTRLFLEGGLAENASGSEWQAREEQIRAMTEDLCSIPREGTHLIIVSNEVGFGLVPTYIMGRRFRDLQGRMNQLCASKAERVALVVAGCPLWVKGSMEESWQ; from the coding sequence TTGGAAACTGACGGTGAGAGGATGTTCAAATCAGGGATCACCCTCATCCTGGGGGGTGCCAGAAGCGGGAAGAGCACCTTTGCTGAAAGGCTGGCTAAGTGTGCTGCCTCCCATGTTACGTACCTTGCGGCTGCGGACGCCCGGGACGCAGAGATGCAGGAACGCATTGCCATACACAAAAAGAGAAGGCCTGCGGGATGGGAGACCTTCGAAGGAGATCCCTACGAGATATGTGCGGCTGTAAAGAGAATAAGGGGGGTCCTTCTGCTTGACTGCCTCACGCTGTGGCTGACCCGCCTCTTCCTTGAAGGGGGGCTTGCGGAAAACGCCTCGGGATCCGAGTGGCAGGCAAGGGAAGAACAAATAAGGGCAATGACCGAAGATCTCTGTTCTATCCCTCGAGAAGGGACGCACCTGATAATTGTGAGCAACGAGGTCGGTTTCGGCCTCGTGCCGACTTATATAATGGGCAGGCGATTCAGGGATCTGCAGGGCAGGATGAACCAGCTCTGCGCTTCAAAGGCGGAAAGAGTCGCCCTTGTAGTCGCAGGCTGCCCTCTGTGGGTCAAAGGGTCGATGGAGGAGAGTTGGCAATGA
- a CDS encoding adenosylcobinamide-GDP ribazoletransferase: protein MKSVKFREYMDRLTDEIRNEGSRLDFIGRLVVAWTLLSRIPLPKKLWPSEMPTGNRTLPLAPLAGGLLGLLVGIAVSVVRSLGLGAPGSIWIGVLFYSIIGWSLHLDGWGDLWDGIGSGRQGEELRSVMKDSRLGAYGAVGLILAFGLWTSLAGSVRPDRLTTALIVSAASGRFACCTAAYMGRYPWESGMGKGWVDTFTGYDLFISLIAFFVFMPIAPVRWFFSAAAALITGFGMADWMNSRLGGVNGDVLGAAAVAAEIASLAVFSA, encoded by the coding sequence ATGAAGAGCGTAAAATTCCGGGAATATATGGACAGGCTGACTGATGAGATCAGAAACGAGGGATCGAGGCTTGACTTCATTGGCAGGTTAGTTGTGGCATGGACCCTGCTCTCGCGCATCCCGCTGCCCAAAAAGCTGTGGCCGTCGGAGATGCCGACAGGCAACAGGACACTTCCTCTTGCCCCCCTTGCCGGAGGGCTTCTCGGCCTGCTTGTCGGGATCGCAGTGTCTGTCGTGAGATCCCTGGGATTAGGCGCGCCCGGCTCCATTTGGATAGGCGTCTTGTTTTACTCGATAATAGGATGGTCACTGCACCTCGACGGGTGGGGGGATCTCTGGGACGGAATAGGCTCGGGCCGGCAGGGCGAGGAGCTCCGTTCCGTAATGAAGGACAGCAGGCTTGGAGCTTATGGGGCTGTCGGCCTCATACTCGCATTCGGACTCTGGACATCCCTGGCGGGATCTGTCCGGCCTGACAGACTCACAACCGCGTTGATCGTTTCCGCTGCTTCCGGCAGATTTGCATGCTGCACAGCTGCCTACATGGGCAGGTATCCTTGGGAGAGCGGCATGGGCAAAGGCTGGGTGGACACCTTCACAGGATATGATCTCTTCATCTCATTGATCGCGTTTTTTGTCTTCATGCCGATCGCGCCGGTCAGGTGGTTCTTCTCAGCTGCGGCCGCCCTTATAACGGGTTTCGGGATGGCGGACTGGATGAACTCCAGGCTCGGCGGAGTGAACGGCGATGTCCTGGGCGCCGCTGCCGTGGCAGCTGAGATAGCCTCTTTAGCGGTATTCTCGGCATGA
- a CDS encoding PhzF family phenazine biosynthesis protein, with the protein MKILGFKKIDAFTKGSSSGNPAGYVLLDRMDSLSEGEMQKLASELKGFVSEVGFACREPGGFHLKYYSSECEVAFCGHATIAIMYDLISTDTELLEEKELKIRVRAETLPVFNRLREEDAVYITAPEPGFLQRDISRNEIAEALGADVEAIKAERAVRVIDGGLRTLIVPLASLMDCIELFPDQEKLRRFSTEKDFDIVHVYTDEVSTKGTKYRTRVFAPKYGYLEDPATGSGNSAFGYYLIDEGMWEDDFSIEQGPSRNSPNIVRIRRLTGERADRILFGGSATTRIEGKYHLH; encoded by the coding sequence ATGAAGATACTGGGTTTTAAAAAGATCGACGCTTTCACGAAGGGAAGCTCTTCAGGCAACCCTGCCGGTTATGTTCTTCTGGACCGGATGGACAGCCTGAGTGAGGGAGAGATGCAGAAACTCGCATCCGAACTCAAAGGCTTTGTCAGCGAAGTGGGCTTTGCCTGCAGGGAGCCCGGCGGATTTCATCTGAAGTACTATTCGTCTGAATGCGAAGTCGCATTCTGCGGACATGCAACTATCGCCATCATGTATGACCTCATCTCGACAGATACGGAACTGCTTGAGGAAAAGGAGCTGAAGATCAGGGTCAGGGCGGAGACCTTGCCTGTCTTCAACCGCCTGAGGGAAGAGGATGCGGTCTACATAACAGCCCCGGAGCCGGGATTTCTTCAAAGGGATATCAGTCGAAACGAGATAGCTGAAGCACTTGGTGCGGACGTGGAAGCTATAAAGGCAGAAAGAGCAGTCAGAGTAATAGACGGCGGTCTCAGGACCCTAATAGTCCCTCTGGCTTCCCTCATGGACTGTATTGAACTCTTCCCGGATCAGGAGAAGCTCAGGAGATTTTCCACGGAAAAAGATTTTGACATAGTACACGTATATACCGACGAGGTAAGTACAAAAGGGACAAAATACAGGACCCGCGTCTTCGCGCCCAAATACGGATACCTGGAAGACCCTGCCACGGGCTCCGGAAATTCGGCATTTGGATATTATCTTATCGACGAAGGCATGTGGGAGGATGATTTCTCGATAGAACAGGGACCCTCCCGGAACTCCCCCAATATCGTCAGGATAAGGCGCCTAACCGGAGAGAGGGCTGACAGGATACTTTTCGGAGGATCAGCCACGACCAGGATAGAGGGCAAGTATCACCTCCACTGA